One Candida dubliniensis CD36 chromosome 1, complete sequence genomic region harbors:
- a CDS encoding histone-methyltransferase COMPASS (Complex proteins associated with SET1) component SPP1 homologue, putative (Similar to S. cerevisiae SPP1;~Similar to S. pombe SPP1) — MDLNTTQYDKSKEEVSDNSMDIKSHLKRNKPSPAIPSKRVKHDTGSSPSTTEESNEEIARQYKKFMNAPKYDLNSEELFCVCRRPDLGEMMVACDGCEEWFHFKCMKINEKYSNLIAKYFCKFCEWKGEGNTQWKRKCRITSCYQPIAERSKYCSKEHGLEFMKSSLLESTINSTDGPSLQKLDARVIKDVLDYVSGNFDKLQKMGSSFPELEVVKNYKNDDSALDEFPETVKTDLQKVHAKLSTLSEQIGKQEQALKALVNTKENIKHLNDKLTNIVYEDSVSDKQTSKKKKGARGKKKIDICFCDKGEQLIVQSVTDSGTIFDDLLKVIKCRVFENDECKEEDLDWFMNDLCIKDKKKCVRHSGWWNLYYDEAVRNLEQLQSKLEETMEQKEMILKNYSISVYES, encoded by the coding sequence ATGGATCTCAATACTACCCAATACGATAAActgaaagaagaagtatCAGATAATCTGATGGACATCAAGAGtcatttgaaaagaaataaaccATCACCAGCAATACCGTCAAAAAGGGTCAAGCATGATACAGGTTCGTCACCCTCTACTACGGAGGAATCCAACGAGGAAATCGCCCGACAATACAAGAAGTTCATGAATGCACCTAAATATGATCTTAATAGTGAAGAATTGTTTTGTGTATGCAGACGTCCTGACTTGGGTGAAATGATGGTTGCTTGCGATGGATGTGAAGAATGGTTTCATTTCAAGTGtatgaaaataaatgaaaaatactCCAACTTAATAGCCAAATATTTTTGCAAATTCTGTGAATGGAAGGGCGAAGGTAATACCCaatggaaaagaaaatgtcGCATAACATCCTGCTATCAGCCTATAGCGGAGAGGTCCAAATATTGTTCGAAAGAGCATGGATTAGAATTTATGAAACTGCTGTTGTTAGAATCAACGATAAACTCTACTGATGGTCCCTCTTTGCAGAAATTGGATGCACGTGTTATAAAAGATGTTTTGGATTATGTATCAGGCAACTTTGACAAACTACAGAAAATGGGATCAAGCTTCCCAGAGTTGGAGGTAGTTAAGAACTATAAAAATGATGACTCTGCTCTAGATGAATTTCCAGAGACTGTGAAAACAGATTTACAAAAGGTGCATGCAAAATTGAGTACGTTGTCAGAACAGATAGGTAAACAAGAACAAGCGTTGAAAGCATTAGTTAATACTAAGGAAAACATAAAACATTTGAATGATAAACTCACTAATATTGTATATGAAGACCTGGTTCTGGACAAGCAAACCtctaaaaagaagaagggTGCTAGGGGTAAGAAAAAGATAGACATCTGCTTTTGTGATAAAGGCGAACAACTAATTGTACAACTGGTCACTGATTCTGGCACTATCTTTGATGACTTGTTGAAGGTTATTAAATGCCGAGTTTTTGAGAATGACGAATGTAAGGAGGAAGATCTTGATTGGTTCATGAACGATTTGTGTATAAAGGACAAGAAGAAATGTGTTCGTCATAGTGGTTGGTGGAATTTATACTACGATGAAGCTGTCCGAAACTTAGAACAATTACAGAGCAAGCTCGAGGAGACGATggaacaaaaagaaatgataCTAAAAAACTATTCTATCAGTGTATATGAATCCTAA